A section of the Clostridium omnivorum genome encodes:
- a CDS encoding glycoside hydrolase family 13 protein translates to MNKKWWKEGVVYQIYPRSFKDSNGDGIGDIRGIIEKLDYIKKLGANIIWLCPIYKSPNDDNGYDISNYRSIMDEFGTLDDFNELLVEMHKRDIKLVMDLVVNHTSDEHKWFVESRKSKDNPYRDYYIWRKGKDGNPPNNWGSFFSGSAWQYDENTDEYYLHLFSKKQPDLNWENEKLKSEVYNMMKFWFDKGIDGFRMDVINLISKVQGLPDGHKGDNDLYGNGFPLFANGPRVHEYLQEMNKKVLSKYDIMTVGETPGVNPETARLYVNEDRKELNMLFQFELMDIDSGSEKWDLKPWKLTTFKNIMYKWYEALKEQGWNSLFLNNHDQPRMVSRFGNDKKYRLESAKMLATLLHTWQGTPYIYQGEEIGMTNVEFDITEYKDIEIINMFNEKIAQGMKKEDLMKSIYAKGRDNARTPVQWDESENAGFTTGEPWIKVNPNYKEINIKSALEDKNSIFHYYQNLIKLRKEYDVIVYGDINLLYKNDENIFAYTRNLNDESILVILNFFEKEVEFKLPKEIEFKHYELLLSNYKVQDCGINNISLKPYEARVYKLQNS, encoded by the coding sequence TTAAGGATTCTAATGGAGATGGAATAGGCGATATAAGAGGAATAATAGAAAAGCTGGATTATATCAAAAAATTAGGAGCTAATATAATTTGGCTATGTCCAATTTACAAATCTCCTAATGACGATAATGGCTATGATATAAGCAACTATAGAAGCATTATGGATGAGTTTGGTACCTTGGATGACTTTAATGAACTCTTGGTAGAAATGCATAAAAGGGATATTAAGCTTGTTATGGATTTAGTAGTTAACCATACTTCAGATGAACATAAATGGTTTGTAGAAAGCAGAAAATCAAAGGACAATCCATATAGAGACTATTATATATGGAGAAAAGGAAAGGACGGAAATCCTCCAAACAATTGGGGGTCTTTCTTCAGCGGTTCTGCATGGCAATACGATGAAAATACAGACGAGTATTACCTTCATCTTTTCTCAAAAAAGCAGCCAGATTTAAATTGGGAGAATGAAAAGCTTAAAAGTGAAGTCTATAATATGATGAAGTTCTGGTTTGATAAAGGCATAGACGGTTTTAGAATGGATGTAATAAATCTTATATCAAAGGTTCAAGGGCTTCCAGATGGGCATAAAGGAGATAACGACCTTTATGGAAATGGATTTCCTCTATTTGCTAATGGACCTAGAGTACATGAATACCTTCAAGAGATGAATAAGAAAGTACTTAGTAAATATGACATAATGACTGTTGGGGAAACCCCCGGAGTTAATCCTGAAACCGCAAGGCTTTATGTAAATGAAGATAGAAAAGAATTGAATATGCTGTTCCAATTTGAACTTATGGATATAGATTCAGGTAGTGAAAAGTGGGACTTAAAGCCATGGAAGCTGACAACCTTTAAGAATATCATGTATAAATGGTATGAAGCCTTAAAAGAGCAAGGTTGGAATTCATTATTCCTAAATAACCACGATCAGCCTAGAATGGTATCTAGATTCGGAAATGATAAAAAATATAGATTAGAATCTGCTAAAATGTTAGCAACTCTCCTTCATACTTGGCAGGGAACTCCTTATATATATCAAGGTGAAGAAATAGGAATGACAAATGTGGAGTTTGATATAACAGAGTATAAAGATATAGAAATTATTAACATGTTTAATGAAAAAATAGCACAAGGCATGAAAAAAGAAGATTTAATGAAATCTATATATGCTAAGGGCAGGGACAATGCAAGAACTCCAGTGCAGTGGGATGAGTCGGAAAATGCAGGCTTTACTACAGGAGAGCCTTGGATTAAAGTAAATCCAAATTATAAAGAGATAAATATAAAAAGTGCCTTAGAAGATAAGAACTCCATATTTCATTACTATCAAAATTTAATCAAGTTAAGAAAAGAGTACGATGTAATAGTTTATGGCGACATAAATTTATTATATAAGAATGATGAAAATATATTTGCCTATACAAGAAATCTTAATGATGAAAGTATATTAGTAATACTGAATTTTTTTGAAAAAGAAGTTGAGTTCAAACTTCCAAAGGAAATTGAATTTAAACATTATGAACTGCTTTTATCAAACTATAAAGTTCAAGATTGTGGTATAAATAACATAAGTTTAAAGCCTTATGAAGCAAGAGTATATAAGCTGCAAAATAGTTAG
- a CDS encoding replication-associated recombination protein A, with amino-acid sequence MNFVQGSLFENKSSDLPLAHRVRPRNLNEYVGQEHLLGKGKMLRHLIESDSIASMILWGPPGVGKTTLATIIAAMTNSNFITFSAVTSGIKEIKEVMTKAEESRLKGIRTILFVDEIHRFNKAQQDAFLPHVEKGNIVLIGATTENPSFEINSALLSRCQVFVLKSLTTGEIVTLLKNALKDERGYGSIKIEISEDLLENIAIYSNGDARNALNTLEIAVMNASREGEILKITKKVLAECTQKKLLMYDKKGEEHYNIISALHKSMRNSDCDAAVYWLARMLEAGEDPLYVARRLIRFASEDIGLADPKALQIALASYDATHYIGMPECTVNLTQAVVYLAVAPKSNSLYKAYERAKEDAINTISEGVPLHLRNAVTNLMSNVGYGKGYEYAHDNKNKISDMECLPDNLIGRKYYEPTNSGIEKNIQERLEYLKKLKKK; translated from the coding sequence ATGAATTTTGTACAGGGTTCTTTATTTGAAAATAAGTCTAGCGATTTGCCTCTAGCGCATAGAGTGAGACCGAGAAACTTAAATGAATATGTTGGTCAAGAGCATCTTCTTGGAAAGGGAAAGATGCTTAGGCATCTTATTGAATCAGACAGTATAGCATCTATGATACTCTGGGGTCCCCCTGGAGTTGGAAAGACTACCTTGGCTACCATTATTGCAGCTATGACTAATTCCAATTTTATAACCTTTAGTGCTGTGACTTCAGGTATAAAGGAGATTAAGGAGGTAATGACAAAGGCTGAGGAGAGTAGGCTTAAGGGCATAAGAACTATTCTTTTTGTAGATGAGATACACCGCTTTAATAAGGCTCAACAGGATGCTTTTTTACCGCACGTAGAAAAAGGGAATATAGTTCTAATAGGCGCAACCACAGAAAATCCTTCCTTTGAAATTAATTCAGCGCTGCTTTCAAGGTGTCAGGTGTTTGTTCTTAAATCACTAACCACTGGGGAGATAGTGACTCTATTAAAAAATGCCTTGAAGGATGAGAGAGGCTATGGAAGCATAAAAATTGAAATATCAGAAGACCTTCTTGAAAATATAGCTATATACTCAAATGGAGATGCTAGAAACGCACTAAATACTCTAGAAATTGCTGTTATGAATGCTTCAAGAGAAGGTGAGATTCTTAAAATTACTAAAAAGGTTCTTGCGGAATGTACCCAAAAGAAGCTTTTAATGTACGATAAAAAAGGTGAGGAGCACTATAATATAATCTCTGCTCTGCACAAATCCATGAGAAACAGTGATTGCGATGCAGCTGTTTATTGGCTAGCTAGGATGCTGGAGGCAGGTGAAGATCCGCTTTATGTAGCTAGAAGGCTTATAAGATTTGCCTCTGAGGATATAGGACTTGCTGATCCAAAAGCACTTCAGATAGCTTTAGCCAGCTATGATGCTACACATTATATCGGCATGCCGGAATGTACTGTGAATTTGACTCAAGCTGTAGTTTATCTTGCCGTAGCGCCAAAATCCAATTCTCTTTATAAGGCTTATGAAAGAGCAAAGGAAGATGCTATAAACACTATATCTGAAGGAGTGCCACTGCACCTTAGAAATGCTGTAACAAATCTTATGAGTAATGTTGGCTATGGCAAAGGCTATGAGTATGCCCATGATAATAAAAATAAGATTTCAGATATGGAATGTTTACCTGATAATCTTATTGGCAGAAAATATTATGAACCTACAAATAGCGGTATAGAAAAGAATATTCAGGAGAGATTGGAATATTTAAAAAAGCTTAAGAAGAAGTAA
- a CDS encoding gamma-glutamyl-gamma-aminobutyrate hydrolase family protein codes for MKNPIIGLSGGLLIIEGETFLGRERAYVNNDYIESVVRAGGSPVVLPVILNEELIKRQVEAVDGVIITGGYDVNPLVYGEEPSQSQGFTYPEMDEYDLMLIKIACELKKPILGICRGLQILNVAFGGTLYQDLAQIEGCYIKHVQSSKGDFAGHSIEVKKDTLLYNIFGEAALVNSFHHQAIKKLAPGFTVSANSKDGVIEAIEKNEDNFIVGVQWHPEMMTGNNVKMLDIFKKLVEKAGK; via the coding sequence ATGAAAAATCCAATTATAGGGCTTTCAGGTGGTCTTCTTATTATAGAGGGGGAAACCTTTCTTGGACGTGAAAGGGCATATGTAAATAATGACTACATAGAATCAGTTGTTAGAGCTGGTGGTTCCCCAGTTGTTTTGCCAGTTATTTTAAATGAAGAGTTAATCAAAAGGCAAGTAGAAGCTGTAGATGGAGTAATAATTACAGGTGGATACGATGTAAATCCATTGGTATATGGAGAAGAACCTTCACAGAGTCAAGGATTTACATATCCAGAGATGGATGAATATGATCTAATGCTTATTAAAATTGCCTGTGAGTTAAAGAAGCCCATACTAGGCATATGCAGAGGACTACAAATTTTAAATGTTGCTTTTGGGGGTACATTGTATCAGGATTTAGCACAGATTGAAGGGTGCTATATTAAGCATGTACAGAGTTCTAAGGGTGATTTTGCTGGACACAGTATAGAAGTTAAGAAGGATACACTTCTTTATAATATATTTGGAGAGGCGGCTTTAGTTAACAGCTTTCACCATCAGGCAATAAAAAAATTAGCACCAGGCTTCACTGTTAGTGCTAATTCTAAGGACGGTGTTATTGAAGCTATTGAAAAAAATGAGGATAACTTTATAGTTGGGGTTCAATGGCATCCTGAAATGATGACCGGCAACAATGTTAAGATGCTTGATATATTTAAAAAGTTAGTAGAAAAAGCAGGTAAGTAA
- a CDS encoding phytoene desaturase family protein, protein MQDTELKIIAFFLNNKAIGVKTSTGIEKSDLVVCNADFPYAVKNLIKDKYYKDEYTDEKLAKMKYTCSTFTMNLGLKKEIPELAVHNIYLGKKFKEGIEAAFTGAVPENPSLYIYCPSRIDRSMVKNGGECLNLMLRVPNLLFKEISWNNTDMELLTNKILKELENIPCLEDIEENILYKNYVSPLDMESKFNAYAGTAFGLSPTLTQTNYFRPHYRLSSADNLYFVGNSVHPGPGISLVLNSSKIVAEEILSSKFH, encoded by the coding sequence TTGCAAGATACTGAATTAAAAATAATAGCATTTTTTTTAAATAATAAAGCTATTGGAGTAAAAACCTCCACTGGTATTGAAAAATCAGATTTAGTTGTGTGCAATGCTGATTTTCCATATGCAGTTAAGAACTTAATAAAAGATAAATATTATAAAGATGAGTATACTGATGAAAAGTTAGCTAAAATGAAATATACCTGCTCTACTTTTACTATGAATTTGGGTCTAAAAAAAGAAATACCGGAACTAGCCGTACATAATATATATCTAGGCAAAAAATTCAAAGAAGGAATTGAGGCTGCCTTTACAGGAGCTGTGCCAGAAAATCCTTCTTTATATATCTATTGCCCCAGCAGAATTGATAGAAGCATGGTTAAGAACGGAGGCGAATGTTTAAATCTCATGCTTCGTGTTCCAAATCTTCTATTTAAAGAAATAAGTTGGAACAATACTGATATGGAATTACTAACAAATAAAATACTAAAAGAATTAGAAAATATTCCATGCCTAGAAGATATTGAAGAAAATATCCTATACAAAAATTATGTTTCTCCACTTGATATGGAAAGTAAATTTAACGCTTATGCCGGTACAGCTTTTGGTCTCAGCCCTACCTTAACACAAACTAATTACTTTAGACCTCATTATAGATTAAGCAGTGCAGACAATTTATATTTTGTAGGAAATTCAGTTCATCCAGGCCCTGGAATATCCTTAGTATTAAACTCAAGCAAAATAGTAGCTGAAGAAATACTTTCTTCTAAATTTCATTAA
- a CDS encoding PadR family transcriptional regulator, with translation MNTQLKKGVLELCVLSMLSEKERYGYELVSDISKNIAISDGTIYPVLRRLNNEGYLESYLQESQEGPPRKYYRLTELGINTKDELLSEWVSFANGVNNIIKGI, from the coding sequence ATGAATACTCAGCTAAAAAAAGGTGTCTTGGAATTATGTGTTCTATCTATGCTTTCTGAAAAAGAACGTTATGGCTATGAGCTAGTAAGTGATATTTCTAAAAATATTGCCATTTCGGATGGAACAATTTATCCGGTTTTAAGAAGATTAAACAACGAGGGATACCTTGAGTCCTATTTACAGGAGTCCCAGGAGGGCCCGCCAAGAAAATATTATAGATTAACTGAGCTTGGTATAAATACAAAAGATGAATTGTTATCTGAATGGGTAAGCTTTGCAAATGGTGTTAATAATATCATAAAGGGGATTTAG
- a CDS encoding DUF1700 domain-containing protein codes for MNKDEFLREIEKSLDKISEKERTEILYDYEEHFMIGKENGKSEEEICLELGSPKEIANNYLLNRTEDSFEGDKKEEPKENYEPKLNNDRRNLYIGSGIIVAVIAFFLLGYSPVIRYNHTGNHINGNTVETGGIRIDETGIHGNGISIDSNGVKVPGVRVDSNGIKVPGVRVDSNGVKVPGVNIDDNGVNIDLQDVKIDIKN; via the coding sequence ATGAATAAAGATGAATTCTTAAGAGAGATTGAAAAGTCATTGGACAAAATTTCGGAAAAAGAACGTACGGAAATACTATATGATTATGAAGAACATTTTATGATAGGAAAAGAAAACGGAAAATCTGAAGAAGAAATTTGCTTAGAACTAGGAAGTCCGAAGGAAATTGCTAATAACTATTTATTAAATCGTACAGAGGACAGCTTTGAAGGGGATAAAAAGGAAGAACCAAAAGAGAATTATGAACCAAAGTTGAATAATGATAGACGAAATTTATATATTGGTTCAGGTATAATTGTAGCAGTTATAGCATTTTTTCTTCTAGGTTATTCACCAGTAATAAGATATAACCATACTGGAAATCATATCAATGGAAATACAGTTGAAACTGGAGGCATTAGAATTGATGAGACAGGTATACATGGCAATGGAATAAGCATAGATAGTAATGGTGTTAAGGTGCCTGGCGTAAGGGTAGACAGCAATGGAATTAAAGTACCTGGAGTACGTGTTGACAGTAATGGAGTTAAAGTTCCAGGGGTCAATATCGATGATAATGGTGTAAATATTGATTTACAAGATGTAAAGATAGATATTAAGAACTAG
- a CDS encoding EAL domain-containing protein: MKGSKRYIIIVLLLFFFMPAIPVKAAVKNITYQAEINYPPYKYMNNGHLSGFDIELTNLIFKNEDYNLSITTGNWDKIYERLKSGDIDTCGFIVVNDERKKDVLFSNPVINSHIALYTRSDFKKITMNDLDKYSVGVGKAQYPEYILKNNLNISNCKEYIDVEKAVDALASGEIDVLFENQEVVNHYIIAKGLKGTIAAQVSNLYPQTIAYGVKKSNPELVQYINKRLAQLQKSGVYEELYQNYFFSHSDYYNKQQKKTYIVAVGIVAALLIIVHILLQFYISYLKKKIYTERMQYEDKLKQQYFELEATYEELTATEEELRAQYDELSTSQQLLEESENRYRTILDSTNDGIWEFDINTNRLFISKRYADMLCLEEQSYNNNLLDILNQIFHPEDRANALQKIKELDAIDSSEALQYECRMKTNTGIYKWFLTKSKALKDKNGKVYKKLGTLTDIDDLKMYQQRLHYSAFYDTLTGLPNRLYLYEYVSPIIKRTMDAKHNGAFIFIDVDNFKLINDNFGHSTGDVLLEEIAERFTLICPGKNNIIRLGGDEFIIILPKVESAYSVELLVRNILDAFNEPFNIEELVVNSTLSIGICMFPQDGENLEILLKNADTAMYKTKTSGRNNFTFYNKSMSENLMDKINLENNLKTALENNEFTLNYQPQLDVQSSKIVGLEALLRWNNPKLGKIPPDKFIPAAEEMGLIIPIGEWVLKTACEFLVKLHNLGFNHLTVSVNISIIQLIQPNFPDIVLRILKESGLHPEFLELEITETVLMENIESNTEKLRRLKAIGVTVALDDFGKGYSSLNYLKSLPISTLKIDKSFMDDVLIDSVTEYVVSSIILLGHKIGLKIVAEGIEKEDQLEYLKASQCDFLQGYLLSRPLPDEDAISYLISHNRN; encoded by the coding sequence GTGAAAGGTTCAAAAAGATACATAATTATTGTTTTACTTTTATTTTTCTTTATGCCCGCAATTCCTGTTAAAGCAGCTGTAAAAAATATAACTTATCAGGCTGAAATTAATTACCCACCTTATAAATACATGAATAATGGTCATCTTTCTGGGTTTGATATCGAACTTACAAATCTAATATTTAAAAATGAAGATTATAATCTATCAATTACTACAGGCAATTGGGATAAAATATACGAAAGGCTAAAAAGTGGAGACATAGATACCTGTGGATTTATAGTAGTAAATGATGAAAGAAAAAAAGACGTTCTTTTCTCTAATCCCGTCATTAATTCTCATATTGCCCTTTATACTAGAAGCGATTTTAAAAAAATAACCATGAATGATTTAGATAAATATTCAGTTGGAGTAGGAAAGGCGCAATACCCAGAGTATATTTTAAAAAATAATCTTAATATATCCAATTGCAAAGAATATATAGATGTAGAAAAGGCAGTAGATGCGCTTGCTAGTGGGGAAATAGATGTATTATTTGAAAATCAAGAAGTGGTTAACCACTATATTATAGCCAAAGGCCTTAAGGGAACTATAGCTGCACAAGTCTCAAATTTATATCCTCAAACAATTGCTTATGGAGTAAAAAAATCCAATCCAGAGCTAGTACAATATATAAATAAAAGGCTTGCACAGCTTCAAAAATCCGGAGTATACGAAGAGCTATATCAAAACTACTTTTTTTCCCATTCAGATTATTACAATAAACAGCAAAAGAAAACATATATTGTAGCAGTTGGAATTGTAGCAGCTCTCCTAATTATTGTCCATATACTTTTGCAATTTTACATAAGTTATCTTAAGAAAAAAATATACACTGAAAGAATGCAATATGAAGACAAGCTTAAGCAGCAATACTTTGAGCTGGAAGCTACCTATGAGGAGCTTACTGCAACTGAAGAAGAATTAAGAGCTCAGTACGATGAGCTTTCTACAAGCCAGCAGCTGCTGGAGGAGAGTGAAAATAGATATAGAACAATCTTAGATTCTACCAATGATGGAATATGGGAATTTGATATTAACACTAATAGATTGTTCATTTCAAAAAGATATGCTGATATGCTTTGCCTGGAAGAACAATCCTATAACAATAACTTACTGGATATATTGAATCAAATATTCCACCCAGAAGATAGAGCTAATGCATTACAAAAGATTAAAGAACTTGATGCCATAGATTCCTCTGAGGCTCTTCAATATGAGTGCAGAATGAAAACAAATACTGGGATATATAAATGGTTTTTGACAAAATCTAAAGCCCTAAAGGATAAGAATGGAAAGGTATATAAAAAATTAGGCACCCTTACTGATATTGATGACTTAAAGATGTATCAGCAGAGACTTCACTACAGTGCTTTTTATGATACCTTAACAGGTCTTCCAAATAGACTCTATTTATACGAGTATGTAAGCCCAATAATAAAAAGAACAATGGATGCCAAGCATAATGGAGCCTTTATATTCATTGATGTAGATAATTTCAAGCTTATAAACGACAACTTTGGTCATAGTACTGGCGATGTGCTGCTTGAGGAAATTGCGGAAAGGTTCACCTTAATATGCCCTGGAAAAAACAATATAATAAGACTTGGTGGAGATGAATTTATTATTATACTGCCTAAGGTAGAATCAGCCTATAGTGTTGAACTGCTTGTAAGGAATATACTTGATGCTTTTAACGAACCTTTTAATATTGAAGAGTTAGTTGTAAACTCAACCTTGAGTATTGGTATTTGCATGTTTCCTCAAGATGGAGAAAATCTTGAAATTCTGCTTAAAAATGCAGACACTGCTATGTATAAGACAAAAACCTCTGGTAGAAACAACTTTACTTTTTACAATAAGTCCATGAGTGAAAATTTAATGGATAAAATAAATCTTGAAAATAATCTTAAAACTGCACTAGAAAATAATGAATTCACATTAAACTATCAGCCTCAGCTGGATGTGCAGAGTTCAAAAATTGTAGGTCTAGAGGCACTCTTAAGGTGGAATAATCCAAAGCTTGGTAAAATTCCTCCAGATAAATTCATACCAGCTGCCGAAGAAATGGGATTAATTATTCCTATAGGAGAATGGGTACTAAAAACTGCCTGTGAATTTCTTGTTAAGCTGCATAATTTAGGTTTTAATCATTTAACTGTATCTGTTAATATCTCAATAATTCAGCTTATTCAGCCAAACTTTCCAGATATAGTTCTGAGAATACTTAAGGAATCAGGACTACATCCTGAATTTTTAGAACTGGAGATAACAGAAACCGTACTTATGGAAAACATAGAATCAAACACTGAAAAACTTAGGAGATTAAAAGCTATCGGTGTGACAGTGGCACTTGATGACTTCGGAAAAGGTTATTCTTCCTTAAATTATTTAAAGTCACTGCCTATTTCTACCCTAAAAATTGATAAGTCCTTTATGGACGATGTTCTTATTGATAGCGTCACAGAGTATGTAGTCAGCTCCATAATACTGCTAGGTCATAAAATAGGCTTGAAAATAGTTGCAGAAGGCATAGAAAAAGAGGATCAGCTAGAATACCTTAAAGCATCTCAATGTGATTTTCTACAAGGATATTTATTGTCTAGGCCTCTGCCTGATGAAGATGCCATATCCTATTTAATATCTCATAACAGAAACTAA
- a CDS encoding Ig-like domain-containing protein: MHKKFISCLIASALAISVEPIYNKSDIVLADTIENQAKSFNYDSNKLYAVNTYKSPKMDIENPRTTIDIRSKSYKVSGWALNDSIVKQINVYIDNTLVGQATIGLPRPDVTAVYSGYNGGSNCGYEYTIDTSKLSIGSHTLKVTAVGNDNSTIEKSVSINIVKPIPRMDIENPRNSLTFSGKSYKISGWALNDSVVKQVNVFLDNKLVGQANYGKPRADVTAVYSGYNGGSNVGYDYDLDLSKVGTGNHTLTVKSIGNDTSVSEKSVDVYINSNVPMPRMDIESPSSSLTLTGKSYKISGWALNSSSIKQVDVYLDNIRIGQANYGLPRADVTAVYSTYGTGSNCGYNYDLDLANISKGNHALKVTAVGNDGAVSEKTVSINIDKLQPRADIESPLQNTTVSSRSYKISGWALNDSSIKQIDVYVDGTLNGHASLGISRPDVTAVYSGYSSGPNCGYDYDLDITKLITGTHTITIKAIGNDNSVTERSSSITVVKPQPKMDIEYPGADGSLIIKTVTLSGWALNDSGISQIHVYVDDILVGDATPGLSRPDVDAVYSGYLNGITCGYNFTFDSTKIKNGSHTLKVVSYGVDGSSVSKSKSIKVMNNDTVYTNYTGTISQVSDIQYRTNSSVYYDSTKQYPWVSASKDQIAYYLNPQNFSDDYGKYQFLKLNYTYGITAADLDSILIGKGVLQGKGSVFLKAAQDNNISPVYLVSHALLETGNGTSALATGINVTQVNGQSVEPKVVYNMFGIYAFDSDPNRFGSEYAYIQGWTSVDSAILGGAKWISNQYINNSFYKQDTLYKMRWNPSNPGTHQYATDISWAYNQIYNIKRLTDKCKNAVLIFDIPVYQQ; this comes from the coding sequence TTGCATAAAAAGTTCATATCTTGTCTAATAGCTTCTGCGTTAGCAATTAGTGTAGAACCTATTTATAATAAATCCGATATCGTATTAGCAGATACTATTGAAAATCAGGCTAAGTCATTTAATTATGATAGTAACAAATTGTATGCAGTAAACACTTATAAGTCACCTAAAATGGACATAGAGAATCCCAGAACTACCATTGACATTAGAAGCAAAAGTTATAAAGTAAGTGGTTGGGCTCTTAATGACTCTATTGTAAAGCAAATTAATGTATATATAGACAACACTTTAGTAGGACAAGCTACTATAGGTCTTCCAAGACCCGATGTTACTGCTGTCTACTCTGGTTATAATGGTGGTTCAAACTGTGGCTATGAATATACAATTGATACTTCAAAATTAAGTATTGGCAGCCATACTCTTAAAGTTACAGCAGTAGGAAATGATAACTCTACTATTGAAAAGAGTGTATCTATTAATATCGTTAAACCAATACCTAGGATGGATATTGAAAATCCACGGAATAGTCTAACATTTTCCGGAAAGAGTTATAAAATAAGCGGTTGGGCTCTTAATGACTCTGTAGTTAAACAAGTGAATGTATTTTTAGACAATAAGCTTGTAGGACAAGCCAACTACGGAAAGCCAAGAGCTGATGTTACTGCTGTTTACTCTGGATACAACGGTGGATCAAACGTAGGGTATGACTATGACCTTGATCTATCTAAGGTTGGAACTGGAAACCACACATTAACAGTAAAATCTATTGGTAATGATACCTCTGTTTCAGAAAAATCTGTAGATGTATACATTAATTCAAACGTTCCAATGCCGAGGATGGATATAGAATCACCTAGCTCTTCCCTTACATTAACTGGTAAAAGCTACAAAATAAGTGGCTGGGCATTGAATTCTTCGTCCATAAAACAAGTAGATGTGTATTTAGATAATATCCGTATCGGTCAAGCTAACTATGGATTACCAAGGGCAGACGTTACTGCCGTTTACTCAACATATGGAACAGGTTCTAACTGCGGATATAACTATGATTTAGATTTAGCTAATATATCTAAAGGAAATCATGCTCTTAAAGTAACGGCTGTTGGAAATGATGGTGCAGTATCAGAAAAAACTGTAAGCATAAATATTGATAAACTTCAGCCAAGAGCAGATATTGAGAGTCCTCTACAAAATACTACAGTATCCTCAAGAAGTTATAAGATAAGTGGCTGGGCACTTAATGATTCATCAATTAAACAAATTGATGTATATGTAGATGGTACCCTTAATGGACATGCTTCTTTAGGAATAAGCAGACCTGACGTTACCGCTGTCTATTCCGGCTATAGTAGTGGTCCAAATTGCGGATATGATTATGATTTAGATATTACAAAGCTTATAACGGGAACTCATACAATTACAATTAAAGCAATAGGTAATGATAACTCAGTAACAGAAAGATCATCAAGCATAACTGTAGTAAAACCTCAGCCAAAAATGGACATAGAATACCCTGGTGCAGATGGTTCATTAATCATCAAAACTGTAACATTAAGTGGTTGGGCTCTTAACGATTCAGGTATATCACAAATACATGTATATGTGGATGATATTCTTGTTGGCGATGCAACTCCTGGATTATCCAGACCAGATGTTGATGCTGTATATTCAGGTTATTTAAATGGGATAACCTGTGGCTACAATTTCACTTTTGATTCTACAAAGATTAAAAATGGAAGCCATACTTTAAAAGTAGTTAGTTATGGAGTAGACGGAAGCAGCGTTTCAAAAAGTAAAAGTATTAAAGTAATGAATAACGACACGGTTTACACAAATTATACCGGAACAATAAGCCAGGTTTCCGATATACAATATAGAACTAATTCTTCAGTATACTATGACAGCACAAAGCAGTACCCCTGGGTTAGTGCAAGCAAGGATCAAATAGCTTATTACTTGAATCCACAAAACTTTTCAGATGATTACGGTAAATATCAATTCCTTAAGCTGAATTATACTTATGGTATTACTGCAGCGGATTTAGATAGTATTCTTATTGGTAAGGGGGTTCTCCAAGGTAAAGGCAGTGTATTTTTGAAAGCGGCTCAGGATAATAATATAAGTCCAGTTTACCTTGTATCACATGCATTATTAGAAACTGGAAATGGAACATCTGCTCTTGCTACAGGAATTAATGTAACTCAAGTTAATGGCCAAAGCGTTGAACCTAAAGTTGTTTACAATATGTTTGGAATTTATGCCTTTGATTCAGATCCAAACAGATTTGGTTCTGAATATGCTTATATCCAAGGATGGACCAGCGTAGATAGTGCTATTCTAGGTGGGGCTAAGTGGATATCAAACCAATATATTAATAATTCCTTCTACAAGCAAGATACTCTTTACAAAATGAGATGGAATCCTTCAAACCCAGGAACTCATCAATATGCAACTGATATTTCTTGGGCATATAATCAAATTTATAACATTAAAAGGCTCACTGATAAATGTAAAAATGCAGTATTGATATTCGATATACCTGTTTATCAGCAATAG